A window of Pseudoliparis swirei isolate HS2019 ecotype Mariana Trench chromosome 2, NWPU_hadal_v1, whole genome shotgun sequence genomic DNA:
AAAAGTGCCATTTCTCTCACCATTGTTCGTTGCAGCCGTTCCTTCCTTTGATAATTGCTGCTGGATAAATACTCCGGCTCACACGAGACAAAACGCAGCATGCTGCAAGAGAGGCAACGTCACGTGTGAAGTCTCCTTCTTCTGGTCCACACGTGTGTCAAGTGTCGTCAGGACCAAGCCTTTCAAAGCTGGTGCGTCACGTCAACCCCGAAGAGCCGTAAAGCATCTCTGCCACTAGCTAGCAAAACAATAGCAGCAACACTATAGCACACGTTGGTGCGCTGTCATTCAGAGCCGCTCGTTTATGCTGCGACACATtcacggacacacacaaaaaacatgtcTAAATTATAGCCGGCTTTTCACGATGCCCTTTAAGCGACACCACGCCAAATGTAACGAACGTCAGATGTACCCAATGATGCACAAAGTAGAGTGTGTGAGCTCGCGACATCGTCACATTCTAACGTTCCGCCGATGATGCAAAGTATCAACTGTCACCGCGAGACGCAACATTTCAGAATTTGGAACCTTGACTTGAATGTAGCACGAACACTTTGCCTCGAACAAGCGAACGTGACATGTTAAAGTCAACCTAATTCCTGCGGACTCGTTAGTTTATTCACTTATAAGAAGACGTTTCTGACGTTCGTTCAGCAGTTGTGACTAGAAATGGACGACATGGTTAACGTTACTAATATGTCCTCAACGCCACGGCGGGGTGTTGCTTACCTTGCCAGTGTGTTTGGGTTTAGTCTCGGGAGACCGCCTGCGACCCAGATGGCGCACTGCCTTGTTATTCTGCTGCGTCACGAATTAAATCACCCTGGATAGACGATGATAATCCATTGCCACTATTTCTCTACTTTTTTTGGAATTACTTCCTAATCTAGTCTCACTGCACATGTATTCAACACTGTCTGTGAGAGTCATCTAAACCCTCTCAACCAATTGGTATCAATCTGTGGTGAAattgcagctgcagcaggattTTTCTCTCACATTCAGATCCAGATTTTTCTCTCACATTCAGATCCAGTGAGTTATCTAATACGTTTTTCATCTATAATAAGAacacttaatttaaaaaaaatggaggggTTACAGGTACACTTGAGATTTCCACAAAGGGAAGTAATACTGATTGTAGTTGTTGAAGAAGTCTTGTTTTTACAGTTACTCCAGTAATTCAAACAGGATGGTAAACTATTTAACCTAACAGTCATGCCATCCTTACAAGTCACAGTTCACCAAAAAGAAATAACAGGAAATGGCTTGTAAACACAACCTCAGGAAACGGAAAGAAATGCACATCTTGATTTAGGCTTGTGGGTGTTTACTTAAAGTCCACTTGGAACACAATACATAAAATCCTACTTTTTATTGATAGACTCAATTCTCACATCAATTCAACAATAGAAAAAAGTGCTCAAACTATAACCGATGTTCAAAAGAAGAAATGTAGAAAGAAATAtgctatttaatttaaatatattataatacaacatttatacaaCTCTCAATTAGTTTAAAAATAAGCTTACTTACAATACAATAGGTAACTCGCAGCTATACAAAAATATACTAATGTTGACGAGTAATACATTTATGCAACATATCTCATCTCTAACCAAAAGATGGCATGCCTCAAAGGCGACAACAATAACTAATTCAGTAGGATGAATACATTATTTGCGTTTTATATAACACTGAAAGGAATGATTACTTTCATATGGATCACTCCTTTTCTTTTACCTAGTCTATAAAATGACAGAAAATTGTGAGAATTGTCAGAATTCTCTTGAACCCAAGTGACATCTtaaaattgcttgttttgtttgtccaAAGCACAAATATATTCCCTTTACTATCATAGCAGACAAATACATTGAGGCAACACTTTCTCACaacatagaatatatatatatacagtatatatatatatatatactgtatatgtatatagtatatTGAAACTATCAATGAATTATCAAAATATTTGTTTGCTTATTTCATTGCAAATCACTGAAGTTGTGCAAATGAAAACTAAAGAGAAAGATATTACCTCCATGTGCACAATATGCACAGTTGTGTAAAGCATAACTCTTtccaaattaaacaaaattgGGAAAATCCAAATACATTTGGAAAGAACAGCTTTGAGAATTCTCCAAAATACAGTAAAGTAATAGCCAGTCTATACTTTAACGATATCGTGGACTAGTCTGAGAATAGTTGTCATCATAGAGTTGATGACTCCATGGGCTCCTCTGGCACACTGTCCTGGTAAACCCCTGGCACAGACTCCATCTCGGTGGCAGAGATTGACTGGCTGAGCTCTCTCAGTGAACTCTTAGTCATGTCTAGGCATGCACGCTTCAGGATATGACGCACCTTTTTGCCCAGGAGCAGGTACAGGAGGGGGTTAATGCAGCTGTTAAAAAATCCTAAACTGGTGGCAAGAGGAAAGCCAGCTTTTAGAATGTTGTGTAGGTATAATGAGGAATGTATGGATAGCTCCATCAAGCTAAAAGCATGGAAAGGTGACCAGCATAAAAAGAAGGCCAGAATTACTGCAGAGACTGTCCTAGAGAAGCTGGACAACCGAAACAAGCCGCCAGATTGATTGACTTTGATTGTCAGAAGTATACCTGTCACACAAATAGCAGTGAAAGGCAACAAGAAGCCAACAGTGGTACGAATGACCACAATCATAATGTGTCTCACAGCCGCCGTGTGTCCATCCTGTGTGTGGAAGTTGTTAAAGCATACCACCTTGTCGTGGAGGTGCATGGTGTCACGAAAGACCAGCGCAGGACAGCTCAAGGCAGCAGCCAGCCCCCATATGCAACCACAGACAACCCAGGCCCTCTCTTTCGTGCGATACTTCTGAGACCAGTTGAGGTGCACCAGAGAAACATATCGGTCTATACTGAGCATTGTGAGAAAGAGCACACTGGCATACATGTTCATTACAGACACAAATGAGTTGAGCTTACACATGACCACACCAAAGTCCCAGTGGAAGTCCTGCAGTATGTAGTCAATGTAGAAGGGGAGAAACAGCACAAATACAAAGTCTGCCATGGCTAGATTGAGCAACCAAACACTGTTGACTGTCTTTTTGCTTTTAAATGCTGTCACCCAAATAACAGTTCCGTTTCCAATGAGTCCAAGCACAAAGGAAATAATGTAGATGGCCACTGAGATAATGTGCATGGTTTCCCTCTGCCTGTGGTCCACTTTGAGTTCATCTAGGTCTCCGTACTCCAGGTAGTATTCATAGGTGTAGTTCCCATAGTCCTCGCCGGAGTCATCCATTGTTGCAGTGCTGTAGCCTCTGTGGGGAAGCTATCTGTGGAAAGGAAAAGCTCATTATAAGATGATCCGTAAACACAATAATTCCAAACATGCTGATCTATCAATTTATGACACGTTGTCTCACATCACACACTGATTATGCTGGGCTGTTCCCCAGAGGGATCCACTTGTCATGTGCCTCTTTCTGATCATCCAGTTCCTGTGTTGAAGTTAGGACTGGGTGTGTCCACATCTGTTTGGATCAACAGTGTGGAGAGTGAGATGCTCCACTGATGAGGCAGAATAGTCTGATTCAGAGTGTTTGTTCTAACATGGGAAAAACAAATGCTGTATTGTTACACAATGCACACTTTTAATTTCATTGTTTCATCTTTTCCAAGGTTATTATCAAACAACCAACTGGGTGAAATGTTAGattttttcacatttcactAATATTTGTATCATCTAGGCTAGAATTGGGCCCATGGCAACTGAGTTTTATTCAAGCCAGATTTACACCACATTTAAAATAACTTTGAGGTAAATGTTGTTTAACTTGTGTTTTTATCAGTTGTATTGATGTAGCATATTGATAAACTttgtaaaacaacattttaagtaAATAGAACCAGCTTAagcttaaaataaatgttaataaaaaatagttattatgaataaataatgaataatcaGACTTTGCCATACAATTAATTGTGTTGAAAGTACTAACAGACCAAAGATAAACTGTTGGCCCATGACCAACTCAGTGCAATCAACAACATAATGATAGAATATGtcctttaaaaagtaaaaagctTCTGCCAGTATGAATGTGACAGTAAACAATAAAGAAACGCACAGTGAAGACTCCATGGAACAAACGCTGAAAGCAGAATCAAAGTACAACCTGCCATAGAAGAACACGGGTTCCTTTACACATCTCAGTAAACGATAcaaacacattgtttatgtACTTAACAGCATGTTGAGTAGGAAAGACCTCATAGTAAAAGTGCCACATACACACTATCGACACACTGTGGGATACACATCAGATGCTTTGCCGTGTAGAGTTAAAAAAGACAGATACTTTACCTAAAAGTGCAGCGCTCCCATGGATGAGTATTCGGATGAAAACACCGACAGCTCCCCGGTGAACCGGACTGCTACCGTTTAGCCGTTTAGCTCCGTTTGGCCGGGCCTCGTCAGTCACTTCCCCTCTCGGCTGCGGAACTCTTTCTGCGGCATGTGCAGTCTTTCCATGAGTCCATCCAAACCATCTCCGCTGGGAGGAGACGTGCAGTGGGCGCGCCTGGCTAACGCGTCCAACATGGACCACTGAATGAAGAAAAGTTATTGGTCACCCGCACAGAAGAATGCTCTCATTCACCAGCCGAGCTGCGGCTGCTTTTCATAACAGAGAGTAAACCAAACAGTGGATGGCGAAACCCCGGAGCGCCCCTCTTCCCCCTCAGTGGACACACGGATACGAGTTGACTGCTTAATGCACACATTGCTGCTGTCAGTGCCAAGTGGATACAAACAACGTTGTGTGTCTCAATACTTTACATTGATTCTGCAAAAATGTTGATTGTATTTTTCCcaactttatttaaattagattatatatatatatatatataaataataataataataattattattattattatgtatccACAATATCAGCTTAATCAGTTGATTAGAATGATTCATTACTGCATTTTCATAAAGTTTGAGTTGCgaaaggttaaaaaaagaaaaaagaaatggtcCAAATTCCTTTCTCAAACTCTATACCTCTTTggaaaaatagtttttaaagaGCAGCATGTGATGGCATCAGCAGAGGTTATTTTTCTCAGACTAGCGGGATGCCTCCAGAGCCACAGCATTATACAACTGTTTTCAGAGGCTGAGTCACACTCCCACCAGTTGTACCAacattcagaatcagaatcagaatcagaatcagaaacaggtttattgccaaagaatgttcatattaaaaacacaaaaaaaggaactttttttttggggaaggtgcaagaatcacCAAGAGACTTCGAGGCGCAGCGCTTACTAAGGGAAAAAGGAAAGGgatgatgaaagatgacagcataacatgaggaggaaaaagagaaaaaaaaaagccacccccgactatgccccctAGAGGGGCAGTgggaaaaagagaaacaaaaacaccacatagcacatacatacacatcatGACTTGCAGAAGGGGGGTaggaaagggaggggaggaagccCCGCATGGAGGGGCAGAGCCCCCCCAGTAGGGGCAGCAGCCAGCCGAGCCGCAGCCAGCCAGTGTGCCCCGCGCGACGGCACCTGGCTGTGACCCgacctgtcaccctggggggggggggggggggtggtgcgtGCATTTTCAGTGGGgaagtttgtgtgttttcagtttgtgtgtgtcgtgtgtccaCCCCAGTCCACAGTCCTCCACAGTCAAAGACAAGATGGATGGTCTCCATGACATGGGGGAAGAAAAGCCTGGGGAAACAACTaagtctgtggataggggaaggaaggaaggtcgCCTGCGATCTTCGAAGTTGTTGTGAGGAGGAGAGCTGTtgtccagtcacggccttgggcccGTCCTAGGGCAGATTGGGAagtagataagattgggattgcaAGGTCTTCCAGTTGCTTTTGTTTGGTCACTAGTTCCtcttgccaataggatttcttCAATCCCAATTTTTcctcgatccaatttcattttcaAAGTTGTCATTTTCATCCGCGATGCCCATGTTCTCATTTTTTAATGCCAAATGcgttaaacaacaacaagcaacacgctgtcaatcatgtcgggcagccttagctTTTTTGtcctgtcaccgtttcctttaATTTTCTCGCATTTTTACCAGCAATAAAAACCAcaaaatccatccatccaaagTTCAAAAAGGTAGATGTCTCTTCGTGTCCTAGCGCCCTACGCTACTCCACGCTAGAGTGGTATGGGGCACAGACCCGCATCGCCACCATTCGTCCAGGCAGGTTCCAGCGTCAGCGAACCCGGCAGGCAGGCTGAAGAAACCCGAGCTTCTGGCCGGATTGAGGTGGTTGCTGGTGTTGTTTTGATCGGTTGAGATACTCAAGTCTCAAGTAGTTGAGCGAGACAGAAGGCAAATAAATACCTGTTTGAAGTGTGGTGCAATGTGGATGGAACATTTACTCAAGTGTACTTCAGTACACATCCTAGATACCTGTACTTTacttttattctttctttcatttgtttaatattatttatttcaattgTATGCAACTTCAGAATTCTCTACTATACATTTCAGAGGCATATAATTGACTTTCTATTATACGCTTTTTATTATCCCCTTTCTGTCAAGTGAAAACTGGTATCTCCAAATGGGTTGATTTTGAATTAGAAGTCCTTTGATTCACAGATTCAGAAAGAATGGTAAGTTTTCATCGATGGGTCACCCAGTCAAAGGCACAACACATGTTGTGGCATCACTGATGGAGGCAAATAGGACCAAAGCTGTGGAATGCTCTGCCTGCACCCCTAAGGTTTGCTGATTCCACAGCATCATTTAAACTCTGTCTCAAAACATACCCGTTTACACTGGCGTTTGGTTGATTTGATCATTCTATGACTTTTTatcttctgtttatttattttattgcacaatAATTTTTTGTACTTTTCTCTTTAATCTGTTTATGTTTTGACCCCTGTTATTGCCaacttgttttaattgacttctGTACTGCACTtcgtgacactttgtctgtgataagtgcaatatgaataaactttacttacatCATTTATTTGCAGGTTGAACATTTTAGCTTCCTGCCCTGTGATGTTTTACCCCTTGTATACTAAACAAGAAGTAAATCACATTGAAAACCAGTGAAATTACCTGTTAAAATAAAGTAGCAGtaaattacatatattttttgcCAGCTGAGTTTTGAAGAAGAGATGTCTTTTGCTATTACATttttcaaatgtaaaacaattttttttaaactgatgcAGGTTGAACTCAGAAAGACTTCATGGACTTCGCTGCTTACACCTCCCTTTTTGTTTCATCCCACAGCATTGTCTCAGTTGTCTCAATATCAAGTGACCCAAAATGACCAACTCATCCCTCAACCCATTCAGCACTGAGGGAGGAGCTGTCTCATCCTCTAAGAGCCTCATGTGTCTGAGATCTGCATAGCCCAATAAAACCTATAAGTCAGGCCATGCACTCGTTATACTTCATGACCCATGTCACACAGTCTTTCTTGATGATTTTCTGCCATCCAATTTCTCAGCAATTGTCATGTTGAAAGCCACGTGGAGGCAATCCCTGCAATGAGACATGTTATATTCTTATGAGTATTTGATATTCTTATATATGTAAATAGTGCAAACTATGAAGGCTTGCAATGTGTGACTCATGGTTAATGCAGCAGCTGCCCAACTGCATCCTCTTTCCTGTTGTCTAACAACAATCAAAAGGAGAATGTTACTGTCACGGGTGGTTAGGGGCAAGAGTTCATGCGCAGAGGAACAGGACAGGACtcaatgtgaataacaaaaaactgtCTTTACTGAACAAAAGGTGCCAAAAATTCAAATAAGTGCGAAAAGGGGCAGGCCGAGAATCGGCGGGCAGGTGAGGAATACACACTAATAACAAGGAAGACAGACAACAAtcgaaagactggcacaatatataggggggaaacaggtgtacggcatgagacacgaacaagacgagagtggctgagggcaggtgcagggaatgaaacaatcaaggagacaggagtggctgggagcaggtgaagggaattaaccaatcaaggagacagaggagacacagaaaaaGGCCTTACAGTTACTCTTCAAAGGGACATCTaaccacatttttttaaacacacatccCCCCACAAGTTGTTTCACACTATATGCCCAAGACAGAATGTTTCGGAtacacgtccccccccccctacccagtACACATCCCTTCATCATTTTTTCACTCAATATAAGTCTTTGTGACTTTACCTCTAGAGATCTCACTTCCACAGGCTCGTTGTGACTATAACTGAGGTTCTTGcaagaatacattatttcaaaGATAATTTCTGTTTTACGATACTTGTCATTTCAGCTTAAGACTCAGCATTAGGTAATTTCCCACCACATCCCTAAATCAATGCACATGCTCTGAATTGGAAATGTATCACCTTTAAAGAAGCACTCAACATCACTTAACCACAATCATTTGTGCTATACTTCAGGTAGTgtctcaacaaactggactTTGATCCACAAATCTCACATTTCCTTTTACATGTTCAACTGTGTCACTAAAACGCTGTCTACCGGTGTGGTAGAGATACATCAAGCATGCATGGTACCTACAGCTTGTAAGGGCCCCTActaatattttttgttaacaaaAACTCTTGACTTTGTGTTTCCTTTTCTTCAATGTCATTGtagttgtattattttattaaggtCAGTTCCTCCATCATAAGATAGCTGACTATGAAATTGTGTACCAAGAGTGGCAACTACATACTAAAGTACAAGTTTAAGGTTATTGCATTTGACTTGATTATTATACTCAATGCAACTTTATGccccccaattttttttcagagggaaatattgtactttacaCTCCACTATACATTTAAAGAGAGCTATTAGTTATTTAATTTTGCATATTAGGATTTTACATACACAAGATATGAGCTTCAACAAAATGATAATATATGATAGGTTAAACAACCCCACCACAACAGTATATAGAGTGGTTAAGTTAAACATTCAAATGTGACTAATTCATATATCAGTTATTAAATTAGCCAAAAATGACTACTTACCATATATCCTACGTATATTTAACTGCTAAAACGTTGTGTTTCTACTTCAGTTAAATTATAAATACAGTAGCCTAGCCGACTAATATTAGGCCTATGAACATGTTCAACATTTGAGGAAAGGACCATTTAGACCCATGCaataaaaaatgcttatatattccccaaaaacatacacatattacatattagGCTACaacaataattcaattcaattcaatccagtttatttgtatagcccaatttcacaaattacaaatttgtctcggagtgctttacaatctgtacacatagacatccctgccccaaaacctcgcatcggatcaggaaaaactcccaaataaccctcaggaaaaaaaaggaaaaaacttcaggagagagcaacagaggatcctcTCCCCAGGACCAGGATGGatagatgtatgtgtgtacagacacagaaggacagatttagagttaaaatgaaTATgatgagtgtatgaatagttcataggagacctccacgatccatcaggcagatggaggtagagaggaggagtggctcGGAGTCTCAACAATAACCAAGATATTAAGCCATACCATTTTAAATGCTGCCTGTCTCATATTcataccacacacactgagtgcgTGGTCACGTGTGAGcgagtcacttcctgtttagtTTCTGCTCGATGGGATTTTACAGCCATGCCTTCGAGGTCACCTGCACAGACTTCCTGGtccaggagggaggggggaaggaAACCTCGCTGCTCACCGAGGAGGAGCCTGCTGGTCGACTTCCAGTAGCTGCCTGGCCACCGCCTTCTTTCTgctcaccccctccctccctcgctctctcctcctcaccctcctcctcctcctcctcagccgcTACTGCAGCAGCAAGCAGCCTGGGTGCCTCCTGGATTGATGAAGAAAGCCCCCATGCACGGCACGTCCCCCGGCACGATGGGCCGCGAGCGATACACTGCGTTGATGTGTTGatattgagatatttcagttatcaaatatgaatcatgcATTTGATATTTCTGGCCACTTTGCTCGTGAGCATCCTTTCGCCTTGGCTTCATCTCTCACTAGCGTCATCCGGTATGTATCGCAATAGCCTGCTCAGGCTTTTTTTGGTAACTTTCCTCAAATTAGATACAGCTTTCACTTTCTGTGTTGAGCTAAACAATCATTTCTGGTTCTGTACTGCAGGTGCACATCATCGTGcctacacccccaccccccctcccaaaaaattatatttgatttaatatgCAGCGTCTTCTGCGTGATGGTGCATGATGCAGACCACAGCATCTTTTGTTCAGTTTATAAAGAAATAGTGCTCTTGATTGTGTATGAGTATCATATTTGAATTAACTGTTGCTGGGACTCTTTTACTTCAAGTCCATGTTATTGTATGCTATTGTTATTATAGGCTATTTGGATTTATATTGCATTATGCACACTGCAAGTATCTTTCTGGTGCAGAGTTTTTCACTTTGTCACGCCTACCAAAAGTATCTTTCAACGAAATGAAGCTATTTATATTCTGTATTATAAATCAGCCATATGTGCTTGTCAGTGCGAGACAGCATGTAACCAATCATTCCGAAATGTGTCCAGAAGAATCTCAATAAAGCCGTGGCCACTTGCCTCAGTGTTATCAATGCGTTTCATGAATTAAGGATGACAGCTggctgcgtgtgtgtatgtgtgtgtcaggtttTTTCATGTCTGTGCGGTGGCAATTGTCTTCCAGGTTCTCAAGTATGGGACAAGGTTGAGGGGGACGCAGTGCCAGCCCTGCTCGAGCAACAGGAAACTGCAGCACCTGCTACAAAAAATACAACACACCATGCAGTAGAGCATGTGATCACCTACCCCTCGCGGTTAATATACTACCTAAACGAGGACTCGGAGAGTACCTACCACGACCTGGACACCCGGGTTAAGAACCAAGCCACAAAGGGGCAGGTAAGCCAGCATCGAGGCGGGATGGGCGAGGGAGATTAACACTGGGATGTGGTGACAAGTTACTTCCGAGAAATACCTTTGTGATCAATTGCAGCAAGGTGTAGTCACATAATAGCGTGCTGTGTGGACAAGGCTTTGAAGTTTAACATCCATATTCTCGTATTAGACCTAATGTCATTTTACTGCACAGTGTCAGACAAAGCAAAGACACCCATCCCATGCAGCACATTAGCAGCTGCTGCATGCATTTAAGAGCTGGAGTGATGCCAGAGCGACCATGTTGAAGGAAGCTATTCTTCCACTCCACCCACTGTGTATTACCATCTGCCATCTATCCGACACATCTGTATTCTTTGCACTGTGCTGTAGACCAGAGGATGTTGAAGGTGGACTCTGGAGGATTTAGGTTCGTCGAAAGCGAtagttttatactttttttgcaCCATCTGTAGTCACGACTCGTTTCTACCTTACAGGCAGTCCACCTTGCCCAAGCCAGTTTCCAGGTAGAGGCCTTTGGCACCCGATTTGCTCTGGATCTATCATTGAACACGTAAGTCCTTCTCATCCTATCTAACTACAGTAGTTCTTGTAAGCTAAATCAATAGATTAGAGCTACTTTCTCTTTTTACGTAAAGAGACAAGATGGTGAAATGATCCACTCCCCGAATCTCTACAACGGAGGTGCGAAGTGCAAAGTTGGCACAACTCAATTAGCCATATTTACCGGAAGTACACCACGGGAAAATAACCCAAAATGTTTCGTTTAATCATAACAAACTTATAGACTTGTGGTTGAACCTCCAGTGTGAGTGAGTCGTCTGTCTCTCACAGAAAATATCTGCTGAAAGGATTATGTTGACAGTAATGTGCAGATGGTTGGACAtcagtattttttattcatccgggGGTTAAAGAGAAGCTGTGGAAACTTTCCTGACACAACAGAGCCACCCTGACACTCCCTATGGATATTATAGAAAATACTGTAGCGTACGATTACAACACATAAAATGAAAGCATTAAAAGGAAGCTGTGATATagggttttatttattaatgcagGGCTCTTAAGTTGAACAAACTAAAACGTAGGCAGAATGTAAACTGAACGTGCACGTTAGCTCTATTGAGTAGGAAACGTTTAAAAGGTATATAATTCATTCAAATAAAGATTGGATATTGCTATAACATCATGAAAAATGAACGCCTTGCTAGGGCGTTAAAAGGAACAGAAATTGCAACATACTGACTGTGAGCAAGCAATGTGTCATAGCTGACACtaaaatgacaacaaatgtGATTCCCATCTGTAGATGACTTTTGTTTGTAAATTATACGTTATTTTATATGTCAGATCAGTGATTAATGCAGCGTCAGTCGACGATAATGTAGTCAGGGAAACTGTAATTGAATCAGCGCGCTAGTTTCCAGAATCCTAGTTTCCAAAATCCTAGTTTCCAGACTGCGAAAAGCAATGTTGATTCAGCTGCCAGACTACAGAAAGACGGTTTAGCATCTGGAAAACCAAAGTCACGATCTTTAATGAGGCTTAATTGGTTTGCATCAAAATCAGCACAGAGACGGTTAGTCTGTGTCCTGTGATCACTGTCCCATTCGGAGACGCGTTGCTCTGGACACTCAATGATATTGATTTACTGCCATTGCAAAGTAACCGGTCTGCATGCGTGAAGGCTTTATGCACGCGTGTACAAGgactttaaaatgttgattgGATTCCAAGTCGCTTGATGTGATTTAAAGCTATATAATGTCATAAAATAGTGTAATGTTATGTTGTCTGCATTGCAGAGTGCTGTTAGATGTTAAGACTCAGACATTTGGATTGCTGGTATTCAGTCTCTAGATAATTCAAAAATTAATGTCATTACTTTAGcaaaaaattaaacaatttgAACTAAAAGTGAAAAGCTTTAATTGGTGGAGGACATGTTCGTGCCTCTGAATCTAAGTGTATCTTTTTCTAAGTGTGAGCATCATTTCAATGACACTGTAGAATCCTACAAAGTGCAGACTTCAGCAGTTTTCTGCAGTGAATACTGTGTGTTTCATTGTGCAACTGTACAAGGTCAGATAATATCGGAGAGGCTCCACGAATTATGAACTTGGCTTTGAGTTGATACTCACGTATCAGGTAGGCCAATGGGAGAGTCATCCTCAATATTCAATATCTGTGTCTTTCTCCCCTCTTTTCTAAATTGAATATATTCAGTCAGGTTTTGTGGAAAAGAAAGGAAGCAGAAGTTAAATATGTGTATTGTTTGCAGCATATGTTAAGTagcatacagacagacacaggagGAATTGCACTCTTGCCCCGTCATTCCCAGCTCACACAATCACGCGTCACATTTCCAGAGATGTTGTCCGGTATGTTATCGTCGTTCAGGAAACACCACATGATCCGTCAGCAGCACAGAGGCTGGAGAGGGTGACCTTGATTCCTGGCGGTCTGCTCATACCGTAGCTTGTCTGTGAGATACATGAGCTCACTTCAGTGTGTGCCTTTTCATGTGAGAACAGGGGTTTGAATTCTGCTTGGTGTTGTAGCTGCGACAGTGCTGATCTAAATATAGATAGGTCTGCAACCTGACAATGGGTGCTACTTTATCTGCAAACCTCTTCCTGTACCTCGGACTGCAAAC
This region includes:
- the cmklr2 gene encoding chemerin-like receptor 2, with the translated sequence MDDSGEDYGNYTYEYYLEYGDLDELKVDHRQRETMHIISVAIYIISFVLGLIGNGTVIWVTAFKSKKTVNSVWLLNLAMADFVFVLFLPFYIDYILQDFHWDFGVVMCKLNSFVSVMNMYASVLFLTMLSIDRYVSLVHLNWSQKYRTKERAWVVCGCIWGLAAALSCPALVFRDTMHLHDKVVCFNNFHTQDGHTAAVRHIMIVVIRTTVGFLLPFTAICVTGILLTIKVNQSGGLFRLSSFSRTVSAVILAFFLCWSPFHAFSLMELSIHSSLYLHNILKAGFPLATSLGFFNSCINPLLYLLLGKKVRHILKRACLDMTKSSLRELSQSISATEMESVPGVYQDSVPEEPMESSTL